Proteins from a single region of Oncorhynchus nerka isolate Pitt River linkage group LG18, Oner_Uvic_2.0, whole genome shotgun sequence:
- the ckba gene encoding creatine kinase, brain a isoform X4, protein MAKLTIKRLSPEEEFPDLSQHNNHMAKVLTQDMYTKLRDRATPNGFTIDGVIQTGIDNPGHPFIMTVGCVAGDEETYEVFKELLDPIIEDRHGGYKPTDKHKTDLNPENLKGGDDLDPNYVISSRVRTGRSIRGFCLPPHCSRGERRGVEKMSVEALDSLSGDLKGKYYALKNMTDAEQQQLIDDHFLFDKPVSPLLLASGMARDWPDGRGIWHNDTKTFLVWVNEEDHLRVISMQKGGNMKEVFNRFCTGLTKIETLFKDKGTSFMWNEHLGYVLTCPSNLGTGLRAGVHVKIPNMSKHAKFEEVLKRLRLQKRGTGGVDTAAVGGTFDISNADRLGFSEVELVQMVVDGVKLLVEMEKKLEKGQSIDDLMPAQK, encoded by the exons ATGGCTAAACTGACCATCAAGAGGCTGTCACCTGAGGAGGAGTTCCCTGACCTAAGCCAGCACAACAACCACATGGCCAAGGTCTTAACCCAGGACATGTACACCAAACTCCGAGACCGTGCCACCCCCAACGGCTTCACCATAGATGGTGTCATTCAGACGGGGATTGATAATCCTG GCCATCCCTTCATCATGACTGTGGGATGTGTGGCTGGAGATGAGGAGACGTACGAGGTCTTCAAGGAGCTGCTGGATCCCATCATTGAGGACAGACATGGAGGATACAAGCCTACAGACAAGCACAagactgacctcaacccagagaaCCTGAAG GGTGGAGATGACCTGGACCCCAACTATGTCATTAGCTCCCGTGTCCGAACAGGCAGGAGCATCCGTGGGTTCTGCCTGCCCCCACACTGCAGCCGTGGAGAGCGAAGGGGTGTTGAGAAAATGTCAGTCGAAG CTCTGGACTCCCTGTCCGGTGACCTGAAGGGGAAGTACTATGCCCTGAAGAACATGACAGATGCTGAGCAGCAGCAGCTAATTGATGACCACTTTCTGTTTGACAAGCCTGTGTCTCCTCTGCTGCTGGCCTCTGGCATGGCCCGGGACTGGCCTGATGGCAGGGGTATCTG GCACAATGATACCAAGACCTTTCTGGTCTGGGTCAATGAGGAGGACCACCTGCGTGTCATCTCCATGCAGAAGGGTGGCAACATGAAGGAGGTGTTCAACCGTTTCTGCACTGGCCTCACAAAG ATTGAAACCCTGTTTAAAGATAAGGGCACTTCATTCATGTGGAATGAGCACTTGGGCTACGTTCTCACCTGCCCATCCAACCTGGGCACAGGGCTACGTGCTGGAGTCCACGTCAAGATCCCCAACATGAGCAAGCATGCCAAATTTGAGGAAGTGCTCAAGAGGCTAAGGCTCCAGAAACGTGGAACCG GTGGGGTGGACACCGCAGCTGTGGGTGGCACCTTCGACATCTCCAACGCAGACCGCCTGGGCTTCTCTGAGGTGGAGCTGGTGCAAATGGTTGTGGACGGCGTCAAGCTGCTGGTTGAGATGGAGAAGAAGCTGGAGAAGGGGCAGTCTATTGATGACCTCATGCCTGCCCAGAAGTGA
- the ckba gene encoding creatine kinase, brain a isoform X3 has product MPFGNTHNVLKLKYASSEEYPDLSQHNNHMAKILTPAIYERLRSKQTPSGFTLDDVIQTGIDNPGHPFIMTVGCVAGDEETYEVFKELLDPIIEDRHGGYKPTDKHKTDLNPENLKGGDDLDPNYVISSRVRTGRSIRGFCLPPHCSRGERRGVEKMSVEALDSLSGDLKGKYYALKNMTDAEQQQLIDDHFLFDKPVSPLLLASGMARDWPDGRGIWHNDTKTFLVWVNEEDHLRVISMQKGGNMKEVFNRFCTGLTKIETLFKDKGTSFMWNEHLGYVLTCPSNLGTGLRAGVHVKIPNMSKHAKFEEVLKRLRLQKRGTGGVDTAAVGGTFDISNADRLGFSEVELVQMVVDGVKLLVEMEKKLEKGQSIDDLMPAQK; this is encoded by the exons ATGCCTTTCGGAAACACCCACAACGTGCTAAAGCTGAAGTATGCTTCTAGTGAGGAGTACCCAGATCTCAGCCAGCACAACAATCATATGGCCAAGATCTTGACCCCTGCCATCTACGAGCGTCTAAGGAGCAAACAAACGCCCAGTGGATTTACATTGGATGATGTCATTCAAACCGGGATTGATAACCCAG GCCATCCCTTCATCATGACTGTGGGATGTGTGGCTGGAGATGAGGAGACGTACGAGGTCTTCAAGGAGCTGCTGGATCCCATCATTGAGGACAGACATGGAGGATACAAGCCTACAGACAAGCACAagactgacctcaacccagagaaCCTGAAG GGTGGAGATGACCTGGACCCCAACTATGTCATTAGCTCCCGTGTCCGAACAGGCAGGAGCATCCGTGGGTTCTGCCTGCCCCCACACTGCAGCCGTGGAGAGCGAAGGGGTGTTGAGAAAATGTCAGTCGAAG CTCTGGACTCCCTGTCCGGTGACCTGAAGGGGAAGTACTATGCCCTGAAGAACATGACAGATGCTGAGCAGCAGCAGCTAATTGATGACCACTTTCTGTTTGACAAGCCTGTGTCTCCTCTGCTGCTGGCCTCTGGCATGGCCCGGGACTGGCCTGATGGCAGGGGTATCTG GCACAATGATACCAAGACCTTTCTGGTCTGGGTCAATGAGGAGGACCACCTGCGTGTCATCTCCATGCAGAAGGGTGGCAACATGAAGGAGGTGTTCAACCGTTTCTGCACTGGCCTCACAAAG ATTGAAACCCTGTTTAAAGATAAGGGCACTTCATTCATGTGGAATGAGCACTTGGGCTACGTTCTCACCTGCCCATCCAACCTGGGCACAGGGCTACGTGCTGGAGTCCACGTCAAGATCCCCAACATGAGCAAGCATGCCAAATTTGAGGAAGTGCTCAAGAGGCTAAGGCTCCAGAAACGTGGAACCG GTGGGGTGGACACCGCAGCTGTGGGTGGCACCTTCGACATCTCCAACGCAGACCGCCTGGGCTTCTCTGAGGTGGAGCTGGTGCAAATGGTTGTGGACGGCGTCAAGCTGCTGGTTGAGATGGAGAAGAAGCTGGAGAAGGGGCAGTCTATTGATGACCTCATGCCTGCCCAGAAGTGA
- the ckba gene encoding creatine kinase, brain a isoform X1, whose protein sequence is MQHSTIKPCVLPLQSAFSEGVQYRDVHKSLSNDKMAKLTIKRLSPEEEFPDLSQHNNHMAKVLTQDMYTKLRDRATPNGFTIDGVIQTGIDNPGHPFIMTVGCVAGDEETYEVFKELLDPIIEDRHGGYKPTDKHKTDLNPENLKGGDDLDPNYVISSRVRTGRSIRGFCLPPHCSRGERRGVEKMSVEALDSLSGDLKGKYYALKNMTDAEQQQLIDDHFLFDKPVSPLLLASGMARDWPDGRGIWHNDTKTFLVWVNEEDHLRVISMQKGGNMKEVFNRFCTGLTKIETLFKDKGTSFMWNEHLGYVLTCPSNLGTGLRAGVHVKIPNMSKHAKFEEVLKRLRLQKRGTGGVDTAAVGGTFDISNADRLGFSEVELVQMVVDGVKLLVEMEKKLEKGQSIDDLMPAQK, encoded by the exons ATGCAGCATTCAACCATCAAGCCATGTGTTCTGCCTCTTCAAAGTGCGTTTAGTGAGGGCGTCCAGTACAGAGATGTTCACAAGTCTTTGAG CAATGATAAAATGGCTAAACTGACCATCAAGAGGCTGTCACCTGAGGAGGAGTTCCCTGACCTAAGCCAGCACAACAACCACATGGCCAAGGTCTTAACCCAGGACATGTACACCAAACTCCGAGACCGTGCCACCCCCAACGGCTTCACCATAGATGGTGTCATTCAGACGGGGATTGATAATCCTG GCCATCCCTTCATCATGACTGTGGGATGTGTGGCTGGAGATGAGGAGACGTACGAGGTCTTCAAGGAGCTGCTGGATCCCATCATTGAGGACAGACATGGAGGATACAAGCCTACAGACAAGCACAagactgacctcaacccagagaaCCTGAAG GGTGGAGATGACCTGGACCCCAACTATGTCATTAGCTCCCGTGTCCGAACAGGCAGGAGCATCCGTGGGTTCTGCCTGCCCCCACACTGCAGCCGTGGAGAGCGAAGGGGTGTTGAGAAAATGTCAGTCGAAG CTCTGGACTCCCTGTCCGGTGACCTGAAGGGGAAGTACTATGCCCTGAAGAACATGACAGATGCTGAGCAGCAGCAGCTAATTGATGACCACTTTCTGTTTGACAAGCCTGTGTCTCCTCTGCTGCTGGCCTCTGGCATGGCCCGGGACTGGCCTGATGGCAGGGGTATCTG GCACAATGATACCAAGACCTTTCTGGTCTGGGTCAATGAGGAGGACCACCTGCGTGTCATCTCCATGCAGAAGGGTGGCAACATGAAGGAGGTGTTCAACCGTTTCTGCACTGGCCTCACAAAG ATTGAAACCCTGTTTAAAGATAAGGGCACTTCATTCATGTGGAATGAGCACTTGGGCTACGTTCTCACCTGCCCATCCAACCTGGGCACAGGGCTACGTGCTGGAGTCCACGTCAAGATCCCCAACATGAGCAAGCATGCCAAATTTGAGGAAGTGCTCAAGAGGCTAAGGCTCCAGAAACGTGGAACCG GTGGGGTGGACACCGCAGCTGTGGGTGGCACCTTCGACATCTCCAACGCAGACCGCCTGGGCTTCTCTGAGGTGGAGCTGGTGCAAATGGTTGTGGACGGCGTCAAGCTGCTGGTTGAGATGGAGAAGAAGCTGGAGAAGGGGCAGTCTATTGATGACCTCATGCCTGCCCAGAAGTGA
- the ckba gene encoding creatine kinase, brain a isoform X2 translates to MEKINDKMAKLTIKRLSPEEEFPDLSQHNNHMAKVLTQDMYTKLRDRATPNGFTIDGVIQTGIDNPGHPFIMTVGCVAGDEETYEVFKELLDPIIEDRHGGYKPTDKHKTDLNPENLKGGDDLDPNYVISSRVRTGRSIRGFCLPPHCSRGERRGVEKMSVEALDSLSGDLKGKYYALKNMTDAEQQQLIDDHFLFDKPVSPLLLASGMARDWPDGRGIWHNDTKTFLVWVNEEDHLRVISMQKGGNMKEVFNRFCTGLTKIETLFKDKGTSFMWNEHLGYVLTCPSNLGTGLRAGVHVKIPNMSKHAKFEEVLKRLRLQKRGTGGVDTAAVGGTFDISNADRLGFSEVELVQMVVDGVKLLVEMEKKLEKGQSIDDLMPAQK, encoded by the exons ATGGAGAAAAT CAATGATAAAATGGCTAAACTGACCATCAAGAGGCTGTCACCTGAGGAGGAGTTCCCTGACCTAAGCCAGCACAACAACCACATGGCCAAGGTCTTAACCCAGGACATGTACACCAAACTCCGAGACCGTGCCACCCCCAACGGCTTCACCATAGATGGTGTCATTCAGACGGGGATTGATAATCCTG GCCATCCCTTCATCATGACTGTGGGATGTGTGGCTGGAGATGAGGAGACGTACGAGGTCTTCAAGGAGCTGCTGGATCCCATCATTGAGGACAGACATGGAGGATACAAGCCTACAGACAAGCACAagactgacctcaacccagagaaCCTGAAG GGTGGAGATGACCTGGACCCCAACTATGTCATTAGCTCCCGTGTCCGAACAGGCAGGAGCATCCGTGGGTTCTGCCTGCCCCCACACTGCAGCCGTGGAGAGCGAAGGGGTGTTGAGAAAATGTCAGTCGAAG CTCTGGACTCCCTGTCCGGTGACCTGAAGGGGAAGTACTATGCCCTGAAGAACATGACAGATGCTGAGCAGCAGCAGCTAATTGATGACCACTTTCTGTTTGACAAGCCTGTGTCTCCTCTGCTGCTGGCCTCTGGCATGGCCCGGGACTGGCCTGATGGCAGGGGTATCTG GCACAATGATACCAAGACCTTTCTGGTCTGGGTCAATGAGGAGGACCACCTGCGTGTCATCTCCATGCAGAAGGGTGGCAACATGAAGGAGGTGTTCAACCGTTTCTGCACTGGCCTCACAAAG ATTGAAACCCTGTTTAAAGATAAGGGCACTTCATTCATGTGGAATGAGCACTTGGGCTACGTTCTCACCTGCCCATCCAACCTGGGCACAGGGCTACGTGCTGGAGTCCACGTCAAGATCCCCAACATGAGCAAGCATGCCAAATTTGAGGAAGTGCTCAAGAGGCTAAGGCTCCAGAAACGTGGAACCG GTGGGGTGGACACCGCAGCTGTGGGTGGCACCTTCGACATCTCCAACGCAGACCGCCTGGGCTTCTCTGAGGTGGAGCTGGTGCAAATGGTTGTGGACGGCGTCAAGCTGCTGGTTGAGATGGAGAAGAAGCTGGAGAAGGGGCAGTCTATTGATGACCTCATGCCTGCCCAGAAGTGA